The Roseococcus microcysteis genome contains a region encoding:
- a CDS encoding DNA-methyltransferase produces MPRPKAKEPRAKVASVRLTPSEWTEMEAASAARGFASLSEYVRHLHDEALKANGSKEGKAAVNPRDFPFSNMRRHLDTDFGQAMHGDARCYLFGGAKPKSVDLIVTSPPFGLVKKKDYGNEDAHRYCDWFRPFAEGFRRVLKDTGSLVIDIGGAWKPGTPTRSLYHFQLLVMLCEEYGFHLCQEHYWWNPSKLPSPAEWVNIRRVRVKDAVNTVWWLSPTPWPKANNRRVLAPYSPSMRTLLRDGYTPKLRPSGWDISEKFGRDNGGAVPPNLLAIANTESNGQYQDFCRRNNLPIHPARFPDALPEYFIRFLTEPGDLVVDPFGGSCVTGAVAERLGRKWVCCELEEDYLKGAAARFGDSPRQSAKEVTYSLAPPCRLPVDEAKVPLHADGGRSRPTPLPPMSDPPPRLTPKRRRSEQPTLLIPAE; encoded by the coding sequence ATGCCGCGACCCAAGGCTAAAGAACCACGCGCCAAGGTCGCCAGCGTGCGGCTGACCCCGAGTGAATGGACAGAGATGGAGGCCGCCAGCGCGGCCAGGGGTTTTGCGAGCCTAAGTGAATACGTTCGCCACCTTCATGACGAAGCGCTGAAGGCCAATGGCAGCAAGGAAGGTAAAGCGGCAGTTAATCCGCGTGATTTTCCGTTTAGCAATATGCGTCGCCACCTCGATACCGATTTTGGACAGGCAATGCACGGCGACGCGCGCTGCTATTTGTTTGGCGGCGCCAAACCCAAATCCGTGGACCTGATTGTAACTTCCCCACCCTTCGGGTTAGTCAAGAAGAAGGATTACGGGAACGAGGATGCGCACCGATACTGCGACTGGTTTCGCCCATTCGCAGAAGGTTTCCGGCGCGTCCTAAAGGACACTGGAAGTCTTGTGATCGACATTGGCGGCGCTTGGAAGCCAGGCACACCAACGCGTTCGCTCTACCATTTCCAATTGCTCGTGATGCTTTGCGAAGAGTACGGCTTCCACCTGTGCCAAGAGCACTATTGGTGGAATCCGTCCAAGCTGCCGAGCCCCGCGGAATGGGTCAACATTCGTCGCGTTCGAGTAAAAGATGCCGTCAACACGGTTTGGTGGCTATCGCCGACGCCTTGGCCCAAGGCCAACAACCGTCGCGTCCTCGCGCCCTACAGCCCCTCGATGCGGACCCTGCTACGGGACGGCTACACCCCGAAGCTCCGGCCCTCAGGCTGGGACATTTCGGAGAAGTTTGGCCGCGACAACGGCGGTGCCGTGCCGCCGAACCTGCTCGCCATCGCGAACACAGAGTCCAACGGCCAGTATCAGGACTTCTGTCGCCGCAATAACCTGCCGATTCATCCAGCGCGCTTTCCGGACGCCCTGCCCGAGTATTTTATCCGCTTCCTCACCGAGCCAGGCGACCTCGTGGTCGATCCCTTTGGGGGATCCTGCGTCACCGGCGCCGTCGCAGAGCGGCTAGGCCGCAAATGGGTCTGCTGCGAGTTGGAGGAAGACTATCTGAAGGGGGCTGCGGCACGCTTTGGTGACAGCCCGCGGCAGTCGGCGAAGGAGGTCACCTACTCCCTGGCGCCGCCCTGCCGCCTGCCAGTGGACGAGGCGAAGGTGCCCCTCCACGCCGACGGAGGCAGATCGCGGCCTACGCCGCTGCCGCCGATGTCCGATCCGCCGCCGCGGCTGACGCCGAAGCGCCGACGCAGCGAGCAGCCCACCCTTCTAATCCCTGCCGAGTGA
- a CDS encoding AAA family ATPase, protein MPPRSIPVYEGLEEEERARLVRDVAAAFAQAAAAAPRPADAVDGEEDDPAEDEPVPLREVPELAKLLGIDPAVYRQINAALRAGKRHLMLYGPPGTGKTELAQHIAGVLSGSGWRMVTGSADWSSQDIIGGYQPLGEGKVGFVPGILLQNFHRPLVIDELNRCDVDKVLGPLFTVLSGQPTTLPYRTDAADPASPTHVILPRPKPGAATHEHAPGDGWRLIATINTLDKASLYQMSFALARRFGWIFVDAPRDTRAFLSEFLVREGLAATEPAAGAPLPLAAVWDAVNAVRAVGAAPIIDAIRTVRGIAEDLDFAAAPTASEHQQAYLDAFSLYLLPMMDGISRQEAAGIASAVADALALPAGERVELERRLFAVAM, encoded by the coding sequence ATGCCGCCGCGTAGCATTCCGGTCTACGAAGGTCTCGAGGAGGAGGAGCGTGCGCGCCTCGTTCGCGACGTCGCCGCCGCCTTCGCCCAAGCTGCCGCGGCTGCCCCTCGACCGGCGGATGCGGTAGACGGCGAGGAGGACGATCCGGCCGAAGACGAGCCAGTACCACTGCGCGAAGTGCCAGAGTTGGCGAAGCTTCTCGGGATCGACCCCGCCGTCTACCGGCAGATCAACGCGGCCCTTCGCGCGGGCAAGCGCCACCTCATGCTCTACGGCCCGCCCGGGACGGGGAAGACCGAGCTCGCGCAGCATATCGCCGGAGTACTCTCCGGCAGCGGCTGGCGGATGGTGACCGGCTCGGCCGACTGGAGTTCGCAGGACATCATCGGCGGTTACCAGCCGCTTGGCGAGGGGAAGGTGGGATTCGTGCCGGGCATCCTCCTGCAGAACTTCCACAGGCCGCTGGTAATCGACGAACTCAACCGGTGCGACGTGGACAAGGTGCTAGGGCCACTCTTTACCGTGCTCAGTGGCCAGCCGACGACGCTTCCCTACCGCACCGACGCCGCCGACCCAGCGAGCCCGACGCACGTCATACTTCCGCGCCCCAAGCCGGGGGCGGCGACACACGAACACGCACCAGGTGATGGTTGGCGCCTGATTGCCACTATCAATACCTTGGACAAGGCCTCACTCTACCAAATGAGCTTCGCGCTGGCGCGACGCTTCGGTTGGATCTTCGTGGACGCGCCGCGCGATACACGCGCCTTCCTCTCGGAGTTCCTCGTGCGCGAGGGTCTCGCAGCGACAGAGCCGGCCGCAGGCGCGCCCCTCCCGCTTGCGGCAGTCTGGGACGCTGTCAACGCAGTGCGCGCCGTGGGCGCAGCGCCAATAATCGATGCGATCCGAACGGTCCGCGGGATCGCAGAGGACCTGGACTTCGCCGCGGCACCGACCGCATCAGAGCACCAGCAGGCCTATCTCGACGCCTTCTCGCTCTACCTGCTGCCGATGATGGACGGTATCTCCCGGCAGGAAGCCGCCGGTATCGCCAGTGCTGTGGCAGACGCACTTGCGTTGCCAGCGGGGGAACGCGTTGAATTGGAGCGGCGGCTATTCGCTGTGGCGATGTGA
- a CDS encoding chromate resistance protein ChrB domain-containing protein, which yields MPSPDIITPSQLARLLGTPDAPIILDVRTDEDFARDPRTLPGALRRDFRSVASWAGDFAGRPLAVICQRGLKLSQGVAAWLRHAGSTAEALEGGFKAWAAGGGLLVRLDHVPPRDAQGRTVWVTRARPKIDRIACPWLIRRFMDPAAVFLFVAPSEVPAVAERFGATPFDIDGVFWSHRDELCTFDVMIEEFGLASDPLLRLAAIVRGADTARHDLAPEAAGLLAASLGLSRMYREDLAQLDAAMGLYDAFYRWARDATAETHNWPTSGSKA from the coding sequence GTGCCGAGCCCTGACATCATCACACCGAGCCAGCTTGCCCGGCTTCTCGGAACGCCAGACGCGCCGATCATCCTGGACGTCCGCACCGACGAGGATTTCGCCCGAGACCCCCGCACCCTGCCGGGGGCGCTTCGCCGCGACTTCCGCTCCGTTGCCTCCTGGGCGGGCGATTTCGCTGGGCGCCCCCTGGCCGTCATCTGCCAACGCGGCCTCAAGCTGAGCCAGGGCGTGGCCGCTTGGCTCCGCCATGCGGGCAGCACCGCCGAGGCGCTGGAGGGTGGCTTCAAGGCCTGGGCGGCCGGCGGTGGCCTGCTCGTCCGACTGGACCACGTGCCGCCGCGCGACGCCCAGGGCCGCACGGTCTGGGTCACGCGCGCCCGCCCCAAAATCGACCGCATCGCCTGCCCCTGGCTGATCCGTCGCTTCATGGATCCGGCCGCGGTGTTCCTCTTCGTCGCTCCGTCCGAGGTGCCGGCTGTCGCCGAGCGCTTCGGCGCCACGCCCTTCGACATCGATGGCGTGTTCTGGAGCCACCGTGACGAACTCTGCACCTTCGACGTCATGATCGAGGAGTTCGGCTTGGCCTCCGACCCGCTGCTGCGGCTGGCGGCCATAGTGCGCGGCGCCGACACCGCACGGCACGACCTGGCGCCCGAGGCGGCGGGGCTATTGGCCGCCTCGCTCGGCCTCTCGCGCATGTATCGGGAGGATCTGGCGCAGCTCGACGCCGCGATGGGCCTCTACGACGCCTTCTATCGCTGGGCGCGCGACGCCACGGCCGAGACCCACAACTGGCCCACATCAGGAAGCAAGGCATGA
- the chrA gene encoding chromate efflux transporter, giving the protein MNPDTANKAGATPRTLAEAQLPSFAEALRVWWRIGLLSFGGPAWQIALLHREVVDQRRWVSDARFLHALSFCNLLPGPEAQQLATYLGWLLHGVRGGLAAGMLFILPGAVVMLALSVIYVTFGQVPVVAALFFGLKAAVLVLVVEALLRVARRALKTSAAWAMAGAAFLALFAFSVPFPLVVLGAALIGYLAPGAFRASDHGKAKDGPPALLDAVLAADPGRPARLAAQAWRAGWVAVVLWLLPTAVLMLAVGGVFADIAWFFSVMAVVTVGGAYAVLAYVAQEAVQGYGWLSADQMLVGLGLAETTPGPLILVLQFVGFLAGHGAAGILYGVLASVLVLWVTFAPCFAWILLGAPFVERLHGNRKLTGALAAVTAAVVGVILNLALWFGLRVLFAEVREVRFGPLSLDVPMPGSLDVLALALAALAALCVFRLKLGLIRTLGVTAAAGLAAKLVLG; this is encoded by the coding sequence ATGAACCCCGACACCGCCAACAAGGCCGGAGCGACTCCCCGCACGCTGGCGGAGGCGCAACTGCCTTCCTTCGCCGAGGCACTGCGCGTCTGGTGGCGCATCGGACTGCTGTCCTTCGGCGGCCCGGCCTGGCAGATCGCGCTGCTGCACCGCGAGGTGGTGGACCAGCGGCGCTGGGTTTCCGATGCGCGCTTCCTCCACGCGCTGAGCTTCTGCAACCTGCTGCCGGGGCCTGAGGCGCAGCAGCTCGCCACCTATCTCGGCTGGCTGCTGCATGGGGTGCGTGGCGGGTTGGCCGCCGGGATGCTGTTCATCCTGCCCGGCGCCGTGGTGATGCTGGCACTGTCCGTCATCTACGTCACCTTCGGCCAGGTGCCGGTCGTAGCCGCGCTGTTCTTTGGGCTGAAGGCGGCCGTGTTGGTGCTGGTGGTGGAGGCGCTGCTGCGGGTGGCGCGCCGCGCGCTCAAGACCAGCGCGGCCTGGGCCATGGCCGGGGCGGCCTTCCTCGCGCTGTTCGCCTTCAGCGTCCCATTCCCCCTCGTCGTGCTGGGCGCGGCCCTCATTGGCTATCTGGCGCCCGGGGCCTTCCGCGCCAGCGACCACGGCAAGGCCAAGGACGGCCCGCCCGCCCTGCTGGACGCCGTGCTGGCCGCCGACCCAGGCCGCCCCGCACGGCTGGCCGCGCAGGCCTGGCGCGCGGGCTGGGTGGCGGTGGTGCTCTGGCTGCTGCCCACGGCGGTGCTGATGCTGGCCGTGGGCGGCGTCTTTGCCGATATCGCTTGGTTCTTCTCGGTGATGGCGGTGGTGACGGTGGGCGGCGCCTATGCCGTGCTCGCCTATGTCGCGCAGGAAGCGGTGCAGGGATATGGCTGGCTGAGCGCCGATCAGATGCTCGTCGGATTGGGGCTAGCGGAGACCACGCCGGGCCCGCTGATCCTGGTGCTGCAGTTCGTGGGCTTCCTGGCGGGGCATGGTGCTGCGGGCATTCTCTACGGCGTGCTCGCCTCAGTGCTGGTGCTGTGGGTGACCTTCGCGCCGTGCTTCGCCTGGATCCTCCTGGGCGCGCCCTTTGTCGAGCGGCTGCACGGCAATCGCAAGCTGACTGGCGCGCTCGCCGCCGTGACGGCAGCGGTGGTGGGCGTCATCCTGAACCTGGCGCTGTGGTTCGGGCTGCGGGTGCTGTTCGCCGAGGTGCGGGAGGTGCGCTTCGGCCCTCTCTCGCTGGACGTGCCCATGCCCGGCAGCCTGGATGTGCTTGCGCTCGCCCTGGCCGCGCTGGCCGCGCTGTGCGTGTTCCGGCTGAAGCTCGGCCTCATCCGGACGCTCGGCGTGACGGCGGCGGCGGGACTCGCCGCGAAGCTCGTGCTGGGGTGA
- a CDS encoding CBS domain-containing protein → MKGEQYHLPVREAMTPDAVVVDGLTTVSDALAMMRERNISSLVVERRNERDEYGLVLVGDIAREVVNGNRVPSRTHLYEVMCKPALSVDAEMGVRYAIRLMQRLGQTHTLVVDGRQLVGIVTLRDLVVRYIDGPTAGG, encoded by the coding sequence GTGAAGGGCGAGCAGTATCACCTGCCGGTGCGCGAGGCGATGACGCCCGATGCCGTGGTCGTGGACGGCCTCACCACAGTGAGCGATGCGCTGGCCATGATGCGCGAGCGCAATATCAGTTCTCTGGTGGTGGAACGGCGCAATGAGCGTGACGAGTACGGCCTTGTGCTGGTGGGGGACATCGCGCGGGAAGTGGTCAACGGCAACCGCGTGCCGTCACGCACCCACCTCTACGAGGTGATGTGCAAGCCCGCCCTGAGCGTGGATGCAGAGATGGGGGTGAGATATGCAATCCGCCTCATGCAACGCCTCGGCCAGACGCACACGCTGGTGGTCGATGGCAGGCAGTTGGTCGGCATCGTCACGCTGCGTGACCTGGTGGTCCGCTACATCGACGGGCCCACAGCGGGAGGGTGA
- a CDS encoding P-II family nitrogen regulator — protein MRFKLLLVLVEDDRLDEVLKAAREAGATGATTIPSARGEGLKAKKTFFGLDLASQRDIVLLVVEEHLARGILEAIAKAGGFDAEPGAGIAFQIAIEDAVGLEAQIRFLAKQVEDKL, from the coding sequence ATGCGGTTTAAGCTTCTACTTGTCCTTGTCGAGGATGACCGCCTCGATGAGGTTCTGAAAGCCGCCCGCGAGGCCGGCGCCACGGGGGCCACCACCATCCCCAGCGCGCGCGGCGAGGGGCTGAAGGCGAAGAAGACCTTCTTCGGCCTGGACCTCGCCAGCCAGCGCGACATCGTGCTTCTGGTGGTGGAGGAACACCTGGCGCGCGGCATCCTGGAAGCGATCGCCAAGGCGGGGGGGTTCGACGCCGAGCCAGGCGCCGGCATTGCCTTCCAGATTGCGATCGAGGACGCGGTTGGGCTGGAAGCGCAGATCCGCTTCCTGGCGAAGCAAGTGGAGGACAAGCTGTGA
- a CDS encoding DUF1538 domain-containing protein, which yields MAADLLAALVATLLDAAPVVLVVGGFQAFILRRRPPHLPRVLIGAAYVLLGLALFRLGLEWSLLPIGADLSERLTAPGLAAAPDGEVPWTRFLWLYLFAATLGFATTMVEPALTAIAERVGAMTGGTLRPMALRLVVAAGVSLGLLLGTLRIVTGLPLPWAVAGLVSLIAVLVALAPRQLVPLAFDCGGFATSVVTVPMVAAFAVGVATAIPGRDPLTDGFGVILFALLSPVASVLAFSAVQARLQRGQNRGGIDAV from the coding sequence ATGGCGGCTGACCTGCTTGCAGCGCTTGTGGCGACGCTGTTGGATGCGGCGCCGGTCGTGCTGGTGGTAGGTGGGTTCCAGGCCTTCATCCTGCGCCGACGGCCGCCGCACCTTCCGCGAGTGCTGATTGGTGCCGCCTACGTGCTCCTGGGCCTCGCGTTGTTCCGGCTGGGGCTGGAATGGTCGCTGCTGCCCATCGGTGCAGATCTGTCGGAACGGTTGACCGCCCCAGGCCTCGCCGCCGCGCCCGATGGCGAGGTGCCATGGACGCGCTTCCTCTGGCTATACCTGTTCGCCGCGACGCTGGGCTTCGCCACCACCATGGTCGAGCCCGCGCTGACGGCCATTGCCGAGCGGGTGGGGGCGATGACGGGTGGCACGCTGCGTCCGATGGCGCTGCGGCTTGTGGTGGCGGCCGGCGTCTCGCTAGGGCTGCTTCTGGGTACGCTTCGGATCGTCACCGGCTTGCCGCTGCCGTGGGCGGTGGCAGGGCTGGTCAGCCTGATCGCGGTCCTCGTCGCGCTTGCGCCGCGGCAACTCGTGCCGCTCGCTTTTGACTGCGGCGGCTTTGCGACATCGGTGGTCACCGTGCCCATGGTGGCGGCCTTCGCGGTGGGCGTGGCCACCGCCATCCCTGGACGCGATCCCCTGACGGATGGTTTTGGCGTAATCTTGTTTGCCCTGCTGTCGCCCGTGGCCAGTGTGCTCGCCTTCTCGGCGGTGCAGGCGCGGCTTCAGCGAGGTCAGAACCGGGGAGGAATCGATGCGGTTTAA
- a CDS encoding DUF1538 domain-containing protein: protein MERLPGLVRVLLENLRDLVPLLLVVGFFYAVVLRAPPPDIETKLVGALLVVLGLTFFVRGLAMSLFPLGEALADVFARRGNIFLLLAFAFAIGFGSTVAEPALYAVTAKAGAAAAQAGLIEGGAEGAARTAAVLRYAASAAVGAAVVLGCLRIILGWPAWWFLLGGYGLVAMVGLVHDTPLLGVAFDAGAAATSAINIPLIAALGIGLATVIGGRRPLADGFGVVALASLMPMLVVILGALVLGG from the coding sequence ATGGAGCGACTTCCGGGGTTGGTCCGGGTGCTGCTGGAAAACCTGAGGGACCTCGTGCCTCTGTTGCTGGTGGTTGGCTTCTTTTACGCCGTTGTGTTGCGCGCACCGCCGCCCGATATCGAAACGAAACTTGTCGGCGCTCTGCTGGTCGTGCTGGGCCTCACCTTTTTTGTGCGCGGCTTGGCCATGAGCCTGTTCCCGCTCGGCGAGGCGCTGGCCGACGTGTTTGCACGGCGTGGAAACATCTTCCTGTTGCTCGCCTTCGCCTTTGCCATTGGCTTCGGCAGCACGGTGGCAGAACCGGCGCTGTATGCCGTCACGGCGAAGGCCGGCGCGGCAGCGGCGCAGGCCGGCCTGATCGAGGGCGGCGCGGAGGGGGCGGCCCGGACCGCGGCGGTGCTGCGCTATGCCGCCTCCGCCGCCGTCGGCGCTGCGGTGGTGCTGGGCTGCCTGCGCATCATCCTGGGCTGGCCCGCCTGGTGGTTCCTGCTCGGCGGCTACGGCCTCGTCGCCATGGTCGGACTGGTGCATGATACGCCGCTGCTCGGCGTGGCCTTCGATGCGGGGGCGGCGGCGACCTCGGCCATCAACATTCCGCTGATCGCGGCGCTGGGCATCGGCTTGGCCACCGTCATCGGCGGAAGGCGACCTCTCGCGGACGGCTTCGGCGTGGTGGCGCTGGCGAGCCTGATGCCCATGCTGGTTGTCATCCTGGGTGCGCTGGTGCTCGGCGGATGA
- a CDS encoding universal stress protein, with protein MRLLCATDLSSRSDRAVRRAAILAKETGAELVLLSVVDDDRPELLLASERRDVTHQLADQARGMPEMQGLNPRLRVEVGDPFDAIIRAADEEKADLVVMGEHRRRLLRDMFIGTTIERVMRLGGRPVLMVNRPSERPYRQVLAAVDISEPSASALRAATRLGFAKRGDLTVFHAFLQPGRGSMVLAGLTSEAIAGHVTATAVQARTDVSQYLRGLDVDLGPQLPPIVVHEGTPAEALKETVARLSPDLVVMGTRAHGAIGRLLLGSTAEEALRTLDCDVLAVPPDAE; from the coding sequence ATGCGCCTGCTCTGCGCAACCGACCTTTCCTCCCGCTCGGACCGCGCTGTGCGCCGCGCAGCCATCCTCGCGAAGGAGACCGGGGCGGAGCTGGTGCTGCTTTCGGTGGTGGATGATGACCGGCCTGAACTCCTCCTCGCGAGCGAGCGGCGCGACGTGACCCATCAACTCGCGGACCAGGCACGCGGCATGCCGGAGATGCAGGGCCTCAACCCGCGCTTGCGGGTGGAGGTGGGTGACCCGTTCGATGCGATCATCCGCGCAGCCGATGAGGAGAAGGCGGACCTCGTCGTGATGGGCGAGCATCGTCGGCGCCTGCTGCGGGACATGTTCATCGGCACGACGATCGAGCGCGTGATGCGCCTGGGCGGCCGACCGGTGCTGATGGTGAACCGCCCGTCAGAGCGTCCTTACCGCCAGGTGCTGGCTGCCGTGGACATCTCCGAGCCATCCGCCTCGGCGCTCCGCGCGGCGACCCGGCTTGGCTTCGCAAAGCGTGGAGACCTCACGGTCTTTCACGCCTTCCTGCAGCCCGGGCGAGGCAGCATGGTGCTCGCGGGCCTCACTTCGGAAGCCATCGCAGGCCATGTGACCGCGACTGCCGTGCAGGCCCGGACGGATGTGAGCCAGTACCTCCGAGGGCTCGATGTCGATCTGGGACCACAATTGCCGCCGATCGTGGTGCATGAGGGTACGCCGGCGGAGGCGCTCAAGGAGACGGTAGCGCGCCTTTCGCCCGATCTTGTGGTGATGGGTACCCGCGCTCACGGTGCCATTGGACGATTGCTGCTCGGCAGCACCGCCGAGGAGGCGCTGCGGACGCTCGATTGCGACGTTCTGGCGGTGCCGCCCGACGCAGAATGA
- a CDS encoding DUF2934 domain-containing protein: MPEIDGQDETQIREIAYFLWLNEGCPEGRADDHWTLACGMLNVSMPAAGEPQPTTPAPVPDALAGTPVAADIQARL, encoded by the coding sequence ATGCCCGAGATCGACGGCCAGGACGAAACCCAAATCCGCGAGATCGCCTATTTCCTATGGCTGAACGAAGGCTGCCCGGAGGGGCGCGCCGATGATCATTGGACGCTAGCCTGCGGCATGCTCAACGTATCGATGCCTGCGGCCGGCGAGCCACAGCCAACGACGCCCGCCCCCGTGCCTGATGCCCTGGCGGGCACGCCGGTCGCAGCGGACATCCAAGCGAGGCTTTGA
- the ppsA gene encoding phosphoenolpyruvate synthase yields MSDAVIAWFGELGLQDVPRVGGKNASLGEMARSLGKEGVSVPDGFATTAAAYRDYVAANAIEAPLRARLAALAAGDETLQQAGEAIRAMFLAGQFPKATSEAIRAAYRELGRRRGGAAAPAVAVRSSATAEDLPQASFAGQQESFLNVRGEQELLDTCRRCYASLFTDRAISYRQAQGFDHLDVALSIGVQAMVRSDLAGSGVMFSIDTETGFPGAVVISAAWGLGETVVQGTVETDKYLVFKALLDEPRFTPILEKTRGAKDQKMIYATGGSARTAMVETTRREREALVLDDAEILQLARWAVAIERHYGRPMDMEWAKDGETQALHIVQARPETVQAQRAAASGLRTWRLKDRRALPLLSGAAVGDAIATGEVCLIRGPRDIAQFRDGAILVTEATDPDWVPIMKRAAGIVTDQGGPTSHAAIVSRELGLPAVVGTRTATATLRDGDAVTLSCAEGDQGHVYQGTLDFSVADIDLAGLPQTRTKMMLNLANPAAALRWWRLPSAGVGLARMEFIINAHIRIHPMALVHFDRVQDPAARQEIETLTRGFADKTEFFVDRLARGIAKLAAPFHPNPVIVRLSDFKSNEYAHLIGGAAFEPVEENPMLGLRGASRYYSERYREAFALECRALMRVREEIGLDNVVVMVPFCRTPAEADQVLAEMARHGLERGRDGLRVYVMCEIPSNVILAEEFAARFDGFSIGSNDLTQLVLGVDRDSAELRGLFDERDAAVTRMIADVIARAHACGVTVGICGEAPSNHPEFAAFLVEHGIDSISLNPDSFAATVPRVAAAEAKCIS; encoded by the coding sequence ATGTCAGACGCCGTCATCGCCTGGTTTGGGGAACTCGGGCTCCAGGATGTGCCGAGGGTTGGGGGCAAGAATGCCTCCCTCGGCGAGATGGCGCGCAGCCTGGGCAAGGAGGGCGTCAGCGTCCCGGACGGCTTCGCGACGACAGCCGCCGCCTACCGGGACTACGTCGCCGCCAACGCGATCGAGGCGCCGCTGCGTGCGCGTCTCGCCGCGCTGGCCGCCGGGGACGAGACGCTGCAGCAGGCCGGCGAGGCGATCCGCGCCATGTTCCTGGCGGGCCAGTTCCCGAAGGCCACCTCTGAGGCCATCCGCGCCGCCTACCGCGAGCTTGGCCGCCGCCGCGGCGGTGCGGCAGCACCCGCCGTCGCCGTCCGCAGCAGCGCCACGGCCGAGGACCTGCCGCAGGCCAGCTTCGCCGGGCAGCAGGAAAGCTTCCTGAACGTGCGCGGCGAGCAGGAGCTGCTCGACACCTGCCGCCGCTGCTACGCCTCGCTCTTCACCGATCGCGCCATCAGCTACCGCCAGGCGCAGGGATTCGATCACCTCGATGTGGCGCTGTCGATCGGCGTGCAGGCCATGGTGCGCTCGGACCTGGCGGGCTCGGGCGTGATGTTCTCCATCGACACCGAGACCGGCTTCCCCGGCGCGGTGGTGATCAGCGCCGCCTGGGGTCTGGGCGAGACGGTGGTGCAGGGCACGGTGGAGACCGACAAATATCTCGTCTTCAAGGCGCTGCTCGATGAACCCCGCTTCACGCCGATCCTGGAGAAGACGCGCGGCGCGAAGGACCAGAAGATGATCTACGCCACCGGCGGCAGCGCCCGCACCGCTATGGTGGAGACCACGCGGCGCGAGCGTGAGGCGCTGGTCCTGGACGACGCCGAGATCCTGCAATTGGCGCGGTGGGCCGTGGCCATCGAGCGCCACTACGGCCGGCCGATGGACATGGAATGGGCCAAGGACGGCGAAACCCAGGCGCTGCACATCGTGCAGGCGCGGCCGGAGACGGTGCAGGCGCAGCGCGCGGCGGCGAGCGGCCTTCGCACCTGGCGGCTGAAGGACCGGCGGGCGCTGCCGTTGCTGAGCGGCGCGGCCGTGGGCGATGCGATCGCGACGGGCGAAGTCTGCCTGATCCGCGGCCCACGCGACATCGCGCAGTTCCGCGACGGCGCCATCCTCGTCACCGAAGCGACCGACCCCGACTGGGTGCCCATCATGAAGCGCGCCGCGGGCATCGTCACCGACCAGGGCGGCCCGACCAGCCACGCCGCGATCGTCAGCCGCGAACTGGGCCTGCCTGCGGTGGTTGGAACCCGGACCGCAACAGCCACGCTCCGCGATGGCGATGCCGTGACGCTCTCCTGCGCCGAGGGCGATCAGGGTCATGTCTATCAAGGCACCCTCGACTTTTCCGTGGCGGACATTGACCTCGCTGGCCTGCCCCAGACCCGCACGAAGATGATGCTGAACCTGGCCAACCCCGCCGCGGCGCTGCGCTGGTGGCGGCTGCCCTCGGCGGGCGTGGGGCTGGCGCGGATGGAATTCATCATCAACGCCCATATCCGCATACACCCGATGGCGCTGGTCCATTTCGACCGCGTGCAGGACCCCGCCGCGCGGCAGGAGATCGAGACCCTCACGCGGGGGTTCGCCGACAAGACGGAGTTCTTCGTGGACCGCCTGGCGCGCGGCATCGCCAAGCTGGCGGCGCCCTTCCACCCCAACCCCGTCATCGTCCGGCTCAGCGACTTCAAGAGCAACGAGTATGCCCATCTGATCGGCGGCGCCGCCTTCGAGCCGGTCGAGGAAAACCCGATGCTCGGGCTGCGGGGGGCTTCGCGCTACTACAGTGAGCGCTACCGCGAAGCCTTCGCCCTGGAATGCCGCGCCCTGATGCGTGTGCGCGAGGAGATCGGCCTGGACAATGTGGTGGTCATGGTGCCGTTCTGCCGCACCCCGGCCGAGGCAGACCAGGTGCTGGCGGAGATGGCGCGGCACGGGCTGGAACGCGGCCGCGACGGGCTGCGGGTGTATGTGATGTGCGAAATCCCTTCCAACGTGATCCTGGCGGAGGAATTCGCGGCGCGCTTCGACGGCTTCTCCATCGGCTCCAACGACCTCACGCAGTTGGTGCTCGGCGTGGATCGGGATTCCGCGGAACTGCGCGGGCTGTTCGACGAGCGCGATGCCGCGGTGACGCGGATGATCGCCGATGTCATCGCGCGCGCCCATGCCTGCGGCGTGACGGTGGGCATCTGTGGGGAGGCACCCAGCAACCATCCCGAATTCGCAGCCTTCCTGGTGGAGCACGGCATCGATTCCATCTCGCTCAACCCGGACAGCTTTGCCGCCACCGTTCCGCGGGTCGCGGCGGCGGAGGCGAAATGCATCTCATGA